The following are from one region of the Salmo salar chromosome ssa27, Ssal_v3.1, whole genome shotgun sequence genome:
- the LOC123730925 gene encoding putative uncharacterized protein DDB_G0286901, producing the protein MRNNAMRNNAMKNNTMRNNAMKNNTMRNNAMKNNTMRNNAMRNNAMGNNAMRNNAMRNNTMRNNAMRNNAMSNNTMRNNAMGNNAMRNNAMGNNAMRNNAMGNNAMGNNAMRNNAMRNNTMRNNAMGNNAMRNNAMGNNAMGNNAMRNNAMRNNAMRNNAMGNNAMRNNAMRNNAMGNNAMRNNTMRNNAMKNNTMRNNAMGNNAMKNNTMRNNAMKNNTMRNNAMGNNAMKNNAMGNNAMGNNAMGNNAMRNNAMRNNTMRNNAMGNNAMRNNAMGNNAMGNNAMRNNAMRNNAMRNNAMGRNNAMRNNTMRNNAMRNNAMSNNTMRNNAMGNNAMRNNAMRNNAMSNNTMRNNAMGNNAMRNNAMGNNAMGNNAMRNNAMRNNTMRNNAMGNNAMRNNAMGNNAMGNNAMRNNAMRNNAMRNNAMGNNAMRNNAMRNNAMGNNAMRNNTMRNNAMKNNTMRNNAMKNNTMRNNAMSNNTMRNNAMGNNAMRNNAMRNNAMSNNTMRNNAMGNNAMRNNAMGNNAMGNNAMRNNAMRNNTMRNNAMGNNAMRNNAMGNNAMGNNAMRNNAMRNNAMRNNAMGNNAMRNNAMRNNAMGNNAMRNNAMRNNAMRNNAMGNNAMRNNAMGNNAMRNNAMGNNAMGNNAMRNNAMRNNAMRNNAMGNNAMRNNAMRRNNAMRRNNAMRNNAMRNNATRNNAMGNNAMRNNAMRNNAMRNNAMRNNGIMP; encoded by the coding sequence ATGAGGAATAATGCTATGAGGAATAATGCCATGAAGAATAACACCATGAGGAATAATGCCATGAAGAATAACACCATGAGGAATAATGCCATGAAGAATAACACCATGAGGAATAATGCTATGAGGAATAATGCCATGGGGAATAATGCTATGAGGAATAATGCCATGAGGAATAACACCATGAGGAATAATGCTATGAGGAATAATGCTATGAGTAATAACACCATGAGGAATAATGCCATGGGGAATAATGCTATGAGGAATAATGCCATGGGGAATAATGCTATGAGGAATAATGCCATGGGGAATAATGCCATGGGTAATAATGCCATGAGGAATAATGCTATGAGGAATAACACCATGAGGAATAATGCCATGGGGAATAATGCTATGAGGAATAATGCCATGGGGAATAATGCCATGGGTAATAATGCCATGAGGAATAACGCCATGAGGAATAACGCCATGAGGAATAATGCCATGGGGAATAATGCTATGAGGAATAATGCCATGAGGAATAATGCCATGGGGAATAATGCTATGAGGAATAACACCATGAGGAATAATGCCATGAAGAATAACACCATGAGGAATAATGCCATGGGGAATAATGCCATGAAGAATAACACCATGAGGAATAATGCCATGAAGAATAACACCATGAGGAATAATGCCATGGGGAATAATGCCATGAAGAATAATGCCATGGGGAATAATGCCATGGGGAATAATGCCATGGGTAATAATGCCATGAGGAATAATGCTATGAGGAATAACACCATGAGGAATAATGCCATGGGGAATAATGCTATGAGGAATAATGCCATGGGGAATAATGCCATGGGTAATAATGCCATGAGGAATAACGCCATGAGGAATAACGCCATGAGGAATAATGCCATGGGGAGGAATAATGCTATGAGGAATAACACCATGAGGAATAATGCTATGAGGAATAATGCTATGAGTAATAACACCATGAGGAATAATGCCATGGGGAATAATGCCATGAGGAATAATGCCATGAGGAATAATGCTATGAGTAATAACACCATGAGGAATAATGCCATGGGGAATAATGCTATGAGGAATAATGCCATGGGGAATAATGCCATGGGTAATAATGCCATGAGGAATAATGCTATGAGGAATAACACCATGAGGAATAATGCCATGGGGAATAATGCTATGAGGAATAATGCCATGGGGAATAATGCCATGGGTAATAATGCCATGAGGAATAACGCCATGAGGAATAACGCCATGAGGAATAATGCCATGGGGAATAATGCTATGAGGAATAATGCCATGAGGAATAATGCCATGGGGAATAATGCTATGAGGAATAACACCATGAGGAATAATGCCATGAAGAATAACACCATGAGGAATAATGCCATGAAGAATAACACCATGAGGAATAATGCTATGAGTAATAACACCATGAGGAATAATGCCATGGGGAATAATGCCATGAGGAATAATGCCATGAGGAATAATGCTATGAGTAATAACACCATGAGGAATAATGCCATGGGGAATAATGCTATGAGGAATAATGCCATGGGGAATAATGCCATGGGTAATAATGCCATGAGGAATAATGCTATGAGGAATAACACCATGAGGAATAATGCCATGGGGAATAATGCTATGAGGAATAATGCCATGGGGAATAATGCCATGGGTAATAATGCCATGAGGAATAACGCCATGAGGAATAACGCCATGAGGAATAATGCCATGGGGAATAATGCTATGAGGAATAATGCCATGAGGAATAATGCCATGGGGAATAATGCCATGAGGAATAATGCTATGAGGAATAACGCCATGAGGAATAATGCCATGGGGAATAATGCTATGAGGAATAATGCCATGGGGAATAATGCTATGAGGAATAATGCCATGGGGAATAATGCCATGGGTAATAATGCCATGAGGAATAACGCCATGAGGAATAACGCCATGAGGAATAATGCCATGGGGAATAATGCTATGAGGAATAATGCCATGAGGAGGAATAATGCCATGAGGAGGAATAATGCCATGAGGAATAACGCCATGAGGAATAACGCCACGAGGAATAATGCCATGGGAAATAATGCTATGAGGAATAATGCCATGAGGAATAATGCCATGAGGAATAATGCCATGAGGAATAATGGAATAATGCCATGA